In Debaryomyces hansenii CBS767 chromosome A complete sequence, a genomic segment contains:
- a CDS encoding mitochondrial 54S ribosomal protein YmL47 (similar to uniprot|P38064 Saccharomyces cerevisiae YBL038W MRPL16 Mitochondrial ribosomal protein of the large subunit) gives MLGLGRSLFSSIKTGTPSIGLSTFKPSINNSFLLNSVRYKHEYAPRFKRIRKAFKGRVSVKTGGSIKGNSLEFGEYGLRLKSNGIRMTATQLQEADKVIKREIRPSNGQLITRFVCNTPVCIKGNQTRMGKGKGAFSHWACRVTTGKVLFEIKGNVHEKVAKEALRKASDKLPGLFEIIKQDSKVRVSINHCIDKPEKVDYVEELNKNPTRKWTNIQTAKDSMFQMFRGR, from the coding sequence ATGTTGGGACTTGGAAGatctttgttttcttctattaAGACAGGTACGCCATCTATTGGTTTAAGCACATTCAAACCTAgcataaataattcatttttgcTCAACAGCGTAAGATACAAACATGAATATGCACCAAGATTCAAAAGAATCAGAAAAGCATTCAAGGGTAGAGTTAGTGTTAAAACTGGAGGATCAATAAAAGGTAACTCTTTGGAATTTGGCGAATATGGTTTAAGATTAAAATCCAATGGAATCCGTATGACGGCTACTCAGCTTCAAGAAGCTGATAAAGTTATTAAAAGAGAAATTAGACCTTCGAATGGTCAGTTGATTACAAGATTTGTGTGTAATACGCCTGTTTGTATCAAAGGTAACCAGACAAGAATGGGTAAAGGTAAGGGTGCTTTTTCTCATTGGGCATGTCGTGTTACCACAGGTAAGGTCTTGTTCGAAATAAAAGGTAATGTACACGAAAAGGTTGCTAAGGAAGCATTGAGGAAAGCTTCTGACAAATTGCCtggtttatttgaaatcatcaagCAAGACTCCAAGGTTAGAGTTAGTATTAACCATTGTATTGATAAACCTGAAAAAGTAGACTacgttgaagaattaaataagaatCCAACTCGTAAGTGGACAAACATTCAAACTGCCAAAGATTCGATGTTTCAAATGTTTAGAGGACGTTAA
- a CDS encoding DEHA2D18656p (no similarity) — MTASKDSTRYIGNSLNVLSKLVEADTEISTIDLNIIENLNTNQSLNYIKLEQKLNNLEDNANSLEGLNNEFKSFNTTLLEIENQINKIEIITKELDGLSIELSSKVKKL, encoded by the exons ATGACTGCCCTGAAGGATTCGACAAGGTATATTggtaattctttaaatgtTTTATCTAAATTAGTTGAAGCTGATACTGAAATTTCTActattgatttgaatataattgaaaatttaaatacaAACCAATCTTTAAATTACATAAAGTTAGAACAGAAActcaataatttggaagatAATGCTAATAGTTTGGAAGGTTTAA ataatgaatttaaatcgTTTAATACAACATTGctagaaattgaaaatcaaataaacaaGATTGAAATTATAACAAAGGAACTAGATGGTTTGTCAATAGAGTTATCGTCAAAGGTTAAAAAGCTTTGA
- a CDS encoding DEHA2D18678p (similar to uniprot|P36095 Saccharomyces cerevisiae YKL041W VPS24 involved in secretion), producing MDYIKKAIWGPDPKEQLKMRKINQLLRKNKRELDRSMNQLQPLKKKTEALIKKSAKDKDYKSAKVYARELININRQYNKLYLSKTRIDSITMSINEQWSMNKLTTSLQLSTGVMKDVNQLVSLGAISGTMQELSKELMKAGVINEMMDDMVDLDVEDDEIESESQDEVNKIIQSLTEDKFSKIGNEVPTSNMPSEVEETKANDIQLEDDVDHEALDEMRERLKALQE from the exons ATGGATTATATAAAGAAGGCAATATGGGGACCTGATCCCAAGGAACAA ttgaagatgaggaaaataaaccaattaCTACGTAAGAACAAACGAGAGTTAGATCGTTCAATGAATCAGTTACAACCtttaaaaaagaaaactGAAGCCTTGATTAAGAAGTCAGCTAAGGATAAGGACTATAAATCAGCAAAAGTATATGCTAGGGAATTGATTAACATTAATCGTCAATACAACAAATTATATCTTTCCAAGACACGAATAGACTCAATAACTATGTCTATCAATGAACAATGGTCTATGAATAAACTAACAACATCGTTACAATTACTGACTGGTGTCATGAAAGATGTTAATCAATTAGTCAGCTTAGGTGCAATTCTGGGGACTATGCAAGAACTACTGAAGGAGCTAATGAAGGCAGGAGTAATCAATGAAATGATGGATGACATGGTGGACTTAGATGTTGAGGATGACGAAATAGAAAGCGAGTCGCAAGATGAAGTAAATAAGATTATTCAAAGTTTAACAGAAGACAAATTTTCTAAGATTGGTAATGAAGTTCCTACAAGTAATATGCCTTCAGAAGTGGAAGAAACGAAAGCAaatgatattcaattggaaGATGATGTGGATCATGAAGCATTGGATGAAATGAGAGAAAGATTAAAAGCATTACAGGAATGA
- a CDS encoding DEHA2D18700p (similar to CA0125|IPF4119 Candida albicans IPF4119 unknown function) gives MPRYEEDNVPNYAQNILLIVLSFIIPPVPIIMLSDNSIFTKECLISVILTLLGHIPGVLFSLYYILIEYPKRATRHSGRDGYIRIEDEDEIRPIHATDSNQFAQDQQETQGSSLNVPQDNESESLHPPPPNYEDIVGASDSQRDSKSAGDNKVQY, from the coding sequence ATGCCTAGgtatgaagaagataacgTGCCTAATTATGCACAGAACATACTTTTGATTGTCTTGTCGTTCATAATTCCTCCTGTACCCATAATTATGCTTTCGGATAACTCCATTTTTACCAAAGAGTGTCTTATATCAGTCATTTTAACACTACTTGGGCATATTCCAGGTGTACTCTTTAGTTTATACTATATTCTTATTGAATATCCGAAAAGAGCCACCAGGCATTCTGGAAGAGACGGTTATAtaagaattgaagatgaagatgagaTAAGACCTATCCATGCTACTGATAGTAACCAATTTGCTCAAGATCAGCAAGAAACCCAAGGATCTCTGTTAAACGTACCACAAGACAATGAATCTGAATCATTGCatccaccaccaccaaaCTATGAAGATATAGTTGGTGCAAGTGATAGCCAGAGAGATAGTAAACTGGCTGGTGATAATAAAGTGCAATATTAG
- a CDS encoding DEHA2D18722p (similar to uniprot|P38251 Saccharomyces cerevisiae YBR087W RFC5 Subunit of heteropentameric Replication factor C (RF-C) which is a DNA binding protein and ATPase that acts as a clamp loader of the proliferating cell nuclear antigen (PCNA) processivity factor for DNA polymerases delta and epsilon) produces MSLWVDKYRPKSLEQLSYHESITQNLAALASTGDFPHLLVYGPPGSGKKTRIYCTLHELFGPQVEKLKIDVKVFTTSSNRKLEFNVLSSPYHLEITPSDMGNNDRVVIQDLLKDVASTEQVDFSNQSKSASKHRFKVVIINEADSLSRDAQAALRRTMEKYSANIRIIMICNTTSNIISPIKSRTLLVRIPAPSHKEISNILSNIADKESVKFNPSNESKKQEFFDKVSKNSDSNLRKALLCFETISMQSESIAINNTDSAMIALDWEVIIQNLAKSIISNRTVANLAKVRVVFYELLSHCIPPRIILKKLLFNLIEVSNSNESITQSLVEIGAVFDERLSLGQKSIFHLEGFVAKSMVALEKQ; encoded by the coding sequence ATGTCCTTGTGGGTTGATAAATACAGACCTAAAAGTTTGGAGCAATTGTCGTATCATGAATCAATCACACAAAATCTAGCTGCTTTGGCAAGTACAGGAGATTTTCCACATTTACTAGTTTATGGACCTCCAGGTAGTGGTAAGAAGACAAGAATTTACTGTACTTTAcatgaattatttggaCCGCAAGtagagaaattgaaaattgatgTGAAAGTGTTTACtacttcttcaaatagAAAATTAGAATTCAATGTTTTAAGTTCACCTTATCATTTAGAGATCACACCTTCTGACATGGGAAACAATGACAGAGTTGtaattcaagatttattgaaagatgtTGCATCAACAGAACAAGTGGATTTCAGTAACCAATCTAAGTCTGCTTCAAAGCATAGGTTTAAAGTTGTTATAATAAATGAAGCAGATTCGTTAAGTAGAGATGCACAGGCAGCTTTGAGAAGAACGATGGAAAAATACTCCGCCAATATCAGAATAATTATGATATGTAATACAACATCTAACATCATATCGCcaattaaatcaagaaCATTGTTAGTAAGAATACCTGCACCATCTCATAAAGAAATCAGCAATATTCTATCGAACATAGCCGATAAGGAGTCAGTTAAATTTAATCCTTCtaatgaatcaaagaagCAAGAATTCTTCGACAAGGTATCTAAAAACTCAGACTCTAATTTGAGAAAAGCTTTATTATGCTTTGAAACTATTCTGATGCAAAGTGAACTGATCGCGATTAATAATACAGACCTGGCGATGATTGCATTGGATTGGGAAgtaattattcaaaatttggcTAAATCTATTATATCAAATAGAACAGTCGCTAATCTCGCTAAAGTAAGAGTAGTATTTTATGAATTGTTATCCCATTGTATTCCTCctagaattattttgaagaagctATTATTTAACTTGATTGAAGTATCTAACAGCAACGAATCTATAACTCAGAGCCTAGTTGAAATCGGTGCAGTATTTGATGAACGGTTGAGCTTAGGACAGAAGAGTATATTTCATTTGGAGGGTTTTGTTGCTAAATCTATGGTTGCATTGGAAAAGCAATAG
- a CDS encoding DEHA2D18744p (similar to uniprot|P40029 Saccharomyces cerevisiae YER042W MXR1 Peptide methionine sulfoxide reductase reverses the oxidation of methionine residues) has product MTTSVSSALKTTPTSSLITLAAGCFWGVEKVFRRYFGNQGIIDIKVGYANGVPTVGNVNYEKVCSGSTDFVESIQISYEPSQVTLEKLLDTFFRMHDPTTVNAQGPDVGTQYRSAIMTHDEKAQKIAWDVKEKMQTEWYPNHKIVTIIEPIKIWYDAEEYHQEYLKKNPGGYECPSHFLRTKPKV; this is encoded by the coding sequence ATGACTACTTCAGTGTCATCTGCATTAAAAACCACACCAACATCTTCCTTAATTACCTTGGCAGCCGGATGTTTCTGGGGGGTAGAAAAAGTATTTAGAAGGTATTTTGGTAACCAAGGcataattgatattaaagTGGGTTACGCCAATGGCGTTCCAACTGTTGGTAATGTTAATTACGAAAAGGTTTGTTCTGGCTCAACTGACTTTGTTGAAAGTATTCAAATTTCATATGAGCCATCTCAGGTCACACTTGAAAAGCTATTAGATACTTTCTTTAGAATGCATGATCCAACAACAGTTAATGCTCAAGGTCCGGATGTAGGTACTCAGTACAGATCAGCCATTATGACCCACGATGAAAAGGCCCAAAAAATTGCATGGGAtgttaaagaaaaaatgcAGACAGAATGGTATCCAAATCACAAGATAGTTACAATAATAGAACCTATAAAAATTTGGTACGATGCTGAAGAGTATCACCAAGAATACTTAAAGAAAAACCCTGGCGGATATGAATGCCCCTCTCATTTCTTAAGAACCAAACCAAAAGTTTGA
- a CDS encoding DEHA2D18766p (weakly similar to uniprot|P38187 Saccharomyces cerevisiae YBL067C UBP13 Putative ubiquitin-specific protease) encodes MNGDSSSTTNTKPLPYGDGSNKIFGMENFGNTCYCNSILQCLFYTENFRTQLAQHKITVHDRKLSVTGVKPHGFTTKYEQMVAKRAKEQGKSPQLSAASETTERPKSSRKGSIFGIKFNSNSSNSNNNSKNMNGSNESDINKNSMIVEAKNCETLSTQQRILIKKNIDFQNLPLLITRSSSNPANPANKNSYSQSSSMLLNNDQTNANGNNSTQNGTQKDETSITPQSCVVIVGIPQPESYLSSQIYPINPNPSIDQRKRSALINGPIINLDHSLQLPTQQSDDSALLYSLKDIFECMIENKSQTGVVSPTYFINKLKDKNYLFRQNNMHHDAHEFFNYLINEIIECLDKENGLQNNWCNKLFQGLITNETKCLSCETVTSKEETFLDLSVDVPPGESSYSLTYSLNNFSRSETLTHQNKFYCNTCSSLQEATKTIKLKDLPEILVINFKRFKYDENVDKMVKLFDSISYPSTLRLFNTTTTSKKNEDKSEDDFSLYDLYALVVHIGGGPMHGHYISLCKIKAKLWLLFDDETVELVDDAYVMRFFGNGPGLASAYILFYQKCDTTDDSEDAIDFGFNVNDMYDGGDYSLAQNFRNTSVYDNSSISTTSVRKTSSVSSAKFNNPVVEEADNDNERSSTRSSSETFETKDYIPSGTSSDAGSFSKRQFMNPFKDSTLKESSETRPTGINLPAPNKSLSENEKETPTPKSEKKSWVGGLKRRESKLISTLPGIERKSSSASMKTISSQKGNGNANSNGSGNNDSLENTNTTEKEKKKGFFSFRRNK; translated from the coding sequence atgaatGGCGACAGCTCCAGCACTACCAATACGAAGCCGTTGCCTTATGGCGATGGGtccaataaaatatttggcaTGGAAAATTTCGGTAATACGTGTTATTGCAATTCTATATTACAGTGCTTGTTTTATACGGAGAACTTCCGTACACAATTGGCTCAACACAAAATTACAGTGCATGATAGGAAACTTTCAGTTACCGGCGTAAAACCGCATGGGTTCACGACTAAATATGAGCAGATGGTGGCTAAGAGAGCAAAAGAACAAGGAAAGAGCCCCCAACTACTGGCCGCTAGCGAAACTACCGAAAGACCCAAGTCTTCAAGGAAAGGATCCATATTTGGCATTAAGTTTAATTCGAATAGTTCTAATAGCAACAATAATTCGAAAAATATGAATGGTTCTAACGAATCTGAcatcaataaaaattcCATGATAGTTGAGGCCAAAAACTGTGAAACGCTTTCAACTCAACAACGCATattaatcaagaaaaaCATAGATTTTCAAAACCTTCCGTTATTAATAACGAGATCTTCATCTAACCCAGCGAATCCGGCGAATAAAAATAGCTATTCGCaatcatcttcaatgtTGTTAAATAATGATCAAACCAACGCAAATGGAAATAACAGCACTCAAAATGGAACTCAAAAGGATGAAACATCAATCACACCACAATCATGTGTAGTAATAGTCGGTATTCCTCAACCAGAATCGTATTTAAGTAGCCAGATTTACCCTATTAATCCTAACCCGTCAATAGACCAAAGAAAACGATCGGCATTAATCAATGGACCAATAATCAATTTAGATCATTCGTTACAACTCCCAACTCAACAATCAGATGATTCGGCTCTATTGtattctttgaaagatatCTTCGAGTGTATGATAGAAAATAAATCGCAAACAGGGGTTGTTTCTCCAACATACTTCATTAACAAATTAAAAGATAAGAACTACTTGTTCAGACAAAATAACATGCACCATGATGCTCACgaattctttaattatttaattaatgaGATAATTGAATGCttagataaagaaaatgggCTTCAAAATAACTGGtgtaataaattatttcaagGGCTAATTACGAATGAAACTAAATGTTTATCCTGTGAAACAGTGACAtctaaagaagaaacatttttggatttatCAGTAGATGTTCCACCAGGTGAAAGTTCATATTCGTTAACctattcattaaataatttttcaagactGGAAACATTAACacatcaaaataaattttattgcaATACGTGCTCTTCGTTACAAGAAGCAACCAAGActattaaattaaaagatCTCCCTGAGATTTTGGTGATTAATTTCAAGAGATTCaaatatgatgaaaatgttgATAAGATGGTTAAGTTGTTCgattcaatatcatatCCTTCTACATTAAGACTATTCAATACGACGACAACTTCTAAGAAAAATGAGGATAAGTCAGAGGATGACTTTTCCCTTTATGATCTATATGCTTTGGTTGTTCACATAGGTGGTGGCCCAATGCATGGTCATTACATTTCGTTGTGTAAGATTAAGGCAAAATTGTGGTTATTATTCGACGATGAAACCGTTGAATTAGTAGATGATGCATATGTGATGCGTTTTTTTGGTAATGGGCCGGGGTTAGCAAGTGCGTACAttctattttatcaaaagtGTGATACAACTGATGATTCAGAAGATGCTATTGATTTTGGCTTCAATGTTAATGACATGTACGACGGTGGAGATTATTCCTTAGCACAAAATTTCCGTAATACTTCAGTCTATGATAACTCAAGTATTTCTACCACCTCTGTAAGGAAAACATCTTCTGTGTCATCGGCAAAGTTTAATAATCCAGTAGTAGAAGAAGCAGACAATGATAACGAGAGATCATCTACTAGATCCTCGTCTGAAACGTTCGAAACTAAGGACTATATTCCACTGGGTACGTCATCTGATGCTGGATCATTCTCCAAGAGACAATTTATGAATCCTTTCAAAGATTCCACATTAAAGGAATCTAGCGAAACTCGCCCTACAGGCATTAATTTGCCTGCTCCGAATAAAAGTCTCTCTGAGAACGAGAAAGAAACTCCTACACCTAAATCAGAGAAAAAAAGCTGGGTTGGTGGCttaaaaagaagagaatcaaaattgataagTACATTACCAGGAATAGAGAGAAAATCATCTTCGGCTAGCATGAAGACCATTTCAAGTCAAAAGGGCAACGGTAACGCTAATAGCAACGGTAGCGGAAACAATGATTCGTTGgaaaatacaaatacaactgaaaaagagaagaaaaaagGATTCTTCAGCtttagaagaaacaaataa
- a CDS encoding DEHA2D18788p (similar to uniprot|Q9HF89 Botrytis cinerea GST1 Glutathione S-transferase) yields the protein MSVANGLKLYSCSTPNGYKVSVLLELLGLKYDSQYIDISKNEQKEDWFLKLNPNGRIPTLVDSSTGITISETAAIMQYLVDTYDKSHKFSYEVGTKNYYLQLETLYFQMAGLGPMQGQANHFVKFAPEKIEYGVKRYTAETQRLYSVVEEYLRRNQSNGLYLVGDHYCISDIAVYSWAKFLTGIDIDIKQWPLTSKWFDALDKLPEVQKGFTVPRESPFLKKN from the coding sequence atgtCGGTAGCAAACGGATTAAAACTTTATTCTTGTAGTACTCCTAACGGATACAAGGTATCTGTCTTATTAGAATTGTTGGGCCTTAAATATGATTCCCAGTATATTGATATCAGTAAGAACGAGCAAAAGGAAGATTGGTTTCTAAAGTTGAATCCTAATGGTAGGATTCCAACGTTAGTTGATTCGAGCACTGGAATCACTATCAGTGAAACCGCAGCAATTATGCAATACCTTGTTGATACATACGACAAAAGTCACAAATTCTCATACGAGGTTGGTACCAAGAATTACTACTTGCAATTGGAAACGTTGTACTTCCAAATGGCAGGTCTTGGCCCAATGCAAGGCCAGGCGAACCATTTTGTTAAGTTCGCGCCTgagaaaattgaatatggtGTTAAAAGATATACAGCTGAAACACAGAGATTGTATTCAGTTGTTGAGGAATACTTGAGACGTAACCAGAGTAATGGCTTATACCTTGTGGGCGATCACTATTGTATTTCTGACATCGCCGTCTATTCGTGGGCCAAGTTTTTGACTGGAATTGACATTGATATCAAACAATGGCCATTGACAAGTAAATGGTTTGATGCCTTAGATAAGTTGCCAGAAGTTCAAAAGGGGTTTACCGTACCTAGGGAATCACCTTTCCTCAAAAAGAACTAG
- a CDS encoding DEHA2D18810p (similar to uniprot|O93999 Candida albicans Possible zinc- finger protein), with protein MTNNNSSFPDTPQLKKSRNRCLSCKKLKIKCDEAKPKCEYCEHTKRECIYPDPSTIKRGRKAKTIKTVERKERIEQINSSAVELWNRQMCLNSVARQLDISQFEFRLLHYFQEHYIRIENTDPLNKVWKFQVPKLWQESDIVRQSIFSLSAMHLWALCDLTSLIQDDIMDYKSKKITFLKNINCNELFLHPNTLKAYLYDKTGEYFTNCLQRTNCMMDAIINQNYIISTVFQAAEVVISGILLFSFLALQPHGLIPLLSCDSAIPDILSMCKGMKTSMSYAFPLLYDSPYRGLFHLNETMDPPTITEKDRYPLIEYLRDELEKNSQVNKFPDDEYKIFKGAIDMLEIDFYRTIETNNPLPIYRWIFLIDIKMYDIIKVDRNSFGLKLMYIYTCLCVMCQFRLDKKTNIWLEYMDWYKDYNYRVFGKWNDSFDQEMYELVVGKKFEIPSNSYHLLETFVPLMYL; from the coding sequence ATGACTAATAATAACTCGTCATTTCCGGATACACcacaattgaaaaaatctaGGAATAGGTGTCTaagttgcaaaaaattgaagattaaATGTGACGAAGCTAAGCCTAAATGTGAATATTGTGAACACACTAAGCGAGAATGTATTTATCCAGATCCTAGTACTATTAAGAGAGGAAGGAAAGCGAAGACAATAAAGACGGTTGAACGAAAGGAACGTATAGAGCAAATAAATTCGTCTGCAGTTGAACTTTGGAATAGGCAGATGTGTCTCAATTCAGTTGCACGTCAATTGGATATATCACAGTTTGAATTCCGGttacttcattattttcaggAACACTACataagaattgaaaatacaGATCCCCTTAACAAGGTTTGGAAGTTTCAGGTTCCGAAATTGTGGCAGGAATCCGATATCGTTAGACAGAGTATATTTTCGCTTAGTGCGATGCATTTATGGGCATTATGTGATTTGACTTCATTAATCCAAGATGATATTATGGACTATAAATCCAAAAAGATCacatttttgaagaatatcaattgCAACGAATTATTTTTACACCCCAATACTTTGAAGGCCTATTTATATGACAAGACAGGCGAATATTTCACTAATTGCTTACAAAGAACTAATTGCATGATGGATGcaattataaatcaaaattatatcatcTCTACTGTATTCCAAGCTGCAGAAGTTGTTATCTCTGGTATATTgctattttcttttttggcGTTGCAGCCTCATGGACTTATTCCTTTGCTTTCTTGCGACTCGGCTATTCCAGATATATTGTCTATGTGCAAAGGAATGAAAACATCTATGTCCTATGCGTTTCCATTGCTATATGATTCACCTTATCGTGGACTATTTCACTTGAATGAAACTATGGATCCCCCTACTATAACTGAAAAAGATCGGTATCCGTTAATCGAATATTTAAGAGACGAGCTTGAAAAAAATAGCcaagttaataaatttccAGATGACGaatacaaaattttcaagGGCGCAATTGATATGCTTGAAATTGACTTCTACAGAACGATTGAAACGAATAATCCACTACCTATTTATAGATGGATCTTCTTGATAGATATCAAGATGTATGATATCATAAAAGTTGATAGAAATAGTTTTGGATTAAAGTTAAtgtatatttatacttGTTTATGTGTGATGTGTCAATTTAGACTCGAcaaaaaaacaaatatttggCTTGAGTATATGGATTGGTACAAGGATTACAACTACAGGGTTTTTGGTAAATGGAATGATTCTTTCGACCAAGAAATGTATGAATTGGTTGTGGGAAAGAAATTTGAGATCCCAAGTAATTCATATCATCTCTTAGAAACTTTTGTCCCACTTATGTACTTATAG